The proteins below are encoded in one region of Myxococcales bacterium:
- a CDS encoding response regulator: protein MSKPASPVRILVVDDDKAICEYMETFLAQDGYDVKTMSNPTKAPEEVREGGYHLVVLDLMMPGMDGVEVLRQIRKNDSDVAVIIFTGYPSLETAVESMKLDAVDYLEKPFKPETFREVLDRIMRKKGLTRSPEESLHRVIGETIRKLRKDRDLTLKQLARRTGLSVSLLSQIERAESSASIGSLYKISAALDARVQDLFGDF, encoded by the coding sequence ATGTCAAAACCAGCTTCACCAGTTCGAATCCTTGTTGTCGATGACGACAAAGCTATCTGCGAGTACATGGAAACTTTCCTTGCTCAAGATGGCTACGATGTGAAAACCATGTCGAATCCGACCAAAGCCCCAGAAGAAGTTCGGGAGGGTGGTTATCATTTGGTCGTATTGGATTTAATGATGCCTGGCATGGATGGCGTTGAGGTCCTGCGTCAGATTCGAAAAAACGATAGTGACGTCGCTGTCATTATTTTTACGGGCTACCCTTCCCTCGAGACAGCCGTCGAATCCATGAAGCTCGATGCGGTGGATTATCTTGAAAAACCTTTCAAACCGGAAACCTTCCGTGAAGTGCTTGATCGCATCATGCGGAAAAAGGGTTTAACACGGAGCCCCGAAGAGAGCCTGCACCGTGTGATTGGCGAGACGATTCGAAAGCTGCGTAAAGACCGTGATCTTACGCTCAAACAGCTTGCTAGGCGCACAGGCCTTTCTGTATCGCTGCTTTCTCAAATCGAGCGTGCTGAATCAAGCGCTTCCATCGGTTCGCTCTACAAGATCTCAGCTGCACTTGATGCACGCGTGCAAGACTTATTTGGTGATTTTTAA
- a CDS encoding DUF2752 domain-containing protein: MKIALNLQNCTLRRVVWGSWLLCTTAILVIARMLHPSPLGYGSHLQLGLPPCGFLIWSGMPCPSCGLTTSFAHLLHLQWIEAWHANPWGFFLLATLVLSVPVAAVGLLRALPILATLEKLHTNKLILTLLGIGLLSWGLRLQ; this comes from the coding sequence ATGAAAATTGCGCTCAATCTGCAAAACTGCACTCTAAGGAGAGTCGTGTGGGGAAGCTGGCTACTTTGCACTACAGCAATTCTTGTGATTGCTCGCATGCTTCATCCTTCGCCATTGGGTTACGGCTCTCATCTTCAACTCGGACTTCCTCCTTGTGGATTCTTGATTTGGAGCGGTATGCCTTGCCCCAGCTGCGGCCTAACCACGAGTTTTGCTCACCTGCTTCACTTACAATGGATCGAGGCCTGGCATGCCAATCCATGGGGATTCTTCCTCTTGGCAACGCTCGTTTTAAGTGTGCCGGTTGCCGCAGTCGGGTTGCTTCGAGCTCTACCCATCCTGGCAACGCTTGAGAAGCTGCATACCAATAAACTCATTCTGACTTTGCTCGGGATCGGCCTTTTAAGCTGGGGCCTGCGATTGCAGTGA
- a CDS encoding EscR/YscR/HrcR family type III secretion system export apparatus protein, whose translation MSNITLATVLTLLLLSLLPLLFMAATSFVKISVVLSILRNAIGTNQVPSGAVVTALASILTLYVMAPVGMQMMQSAEPKLSAVSWEAPLAGQNGKRFLEAAMTALLPLNRFLEKHSGKREKKLFFDLAKKSAQNGPPIASSEKDLAVVFPAFLITELAEAFLIGFLLFIPFLIIDLVVANIVLSLGMHMLSPTTISLPFKLLLFVAVDGWYLVSEALVSGYL comes from the coding sequence ATGTCCAACATCACCCTTGCCACAGTACTCACATTATTGCTGCTCTCGCTGCTGCCCCTGCTGTTTATGGCAGCAACAAGCTTTGTAAAAATATCCGTAGTGCTCTCTATTCTCAGAAATGCGATCGGTACCAATCAGGTCCCGTCAGGCGCGGTTGTCACCGCCTTAGCGTCAATCCTCACCCTCTACGTGATGGCCCCTGTCGGAATGCAAATGATGCAAAGCGCTGAACCAAAACTTTCAGCCGTAAGTTGGGAAGCCCCCTTGGCCGGTCAAAACGGGAAGCGCTTTTTGGAAGCAGCCATGACAGCGTTGCTTCCGCTAAACCGTTTCCTTGAAAAACACTCCGGAAAGCGAGAAAAGAAACTCTTTTTTGATCTTGCAAAAAAATCAGCTCAAAACGGACCACCCATCGCTAGCTCCGAAAAAGACCTCGCGGTGGTTTTTCCGGCTTTTCTCATCACCGAACTTGCTGAAGCTTTTCTAATTGGCTTTCTTCTTTTTATCCCCTTTTTGATCATCGATCTTGTTGTTGCCAATATTGTGCTGTCTTTAGGCATGCACATGCTCTCTCCAACCACCATTTCGCTGCCCTTTAAGCTTCTACTCTTTGTAGCCGTCGACGGCTGGTACCTCGTCTCTGAAGCCCTGGTCTCAGGCTATCTATAA
- a CDS encoding tetratricopeptide repeat protein: MLFKLALCTIFVISCAKPQQSSIYRHVGGERRAGPLVSETAYAAYLQGEIFFSKGYYERSIESFRKCLREGARDPYVLSRLAEVLYENKEQDEAEDLVEDSLEDFPNSEALWIVSARFSEKKGEFYRAVASYIQAQRSAQGDSAVALALSRTLRDHGLRQRADAVLEEHVRSETTVNLGELRLLLEGAVELGDVQEASAASERMLDVAPARADEVREVAHQAFEKKHFAIAVALLEQVSRDAADEVLRIEALIGAGNMKRALAILSTSSPDRMGGEIPMARLFLELEKPARCIELADVAVASEKNVSEAHWLKGRCLIMLGQEGQSAFQFAQVAPGSTSFASARIELATILERKGMKEQALLLLFEAIEQNPEKAFDLRVLLASMYAEDSRFQEALALFEQPPDLLHRIHRAFLLEYAGAFDDALQIFLSATEAQLKELPPRYSYRSRAEQLWNRELQAQAIALLSVRLEQAPEDYAVRLRLLEFLQMAEQQQAFFKLYEQSKTMDFPHALSKRFTRLLPEETPSLDE, translated from the coding sequence ATGCTTTTTAAATTGGCCCTGTGTACGATTTTTGTTATCTCGTGTGCCAAGCCACAGCAAAGTTCAATCTATCGACACGTAGGCGGAGAACGTCGAGCCGGGCCACTTGTTAGCGAGACGGCATATGCTGCCTATTTGCAGGGAGAAATTTTCTTCTCCAAAGGATACTACGAGCGCTCCATCGAATCGTTCCGGAAATGCTTACGCGAAGGAGCACGCGACCCCTACGTTTTGTCTCGTCTCGCCGAGGTCTTGTATGAAAATAAAGAACAGGATGAGGCTGAGGATCTCGTCGAAGACAGTTTAGAAGATTTTCCAAACTCCGAAGCTCTTTGGATTGTAAGTGCACGTTTTTCGGAAAAAAAAGGAGAGTTTTATCGCGCGGTTGCTTCCTACATTCAGGCGCAGCGTTCAGCGCAAGGTGATTCTGCGGTCGCGCTAGCGCTTTCCAGAACGCTTCGAGACCATGGCTTGCGGCAGCGGGCCGATGCCGTTTTAGAGGAGCATGTGAGGTCCGAGACTACAGTGAATTTGGGGGAACTTCGCTTATTGCTGGAAGGCGCTGTTGAGCTTGGCGATGTTCAGGAGGCCTCTGCTGCGTCGGAGCGTATGCTTGATGTTGCACCTGCGCGCGCTGACGAAGTTCGTGAGGTCGCCCATCAAGCTTTTGAAAAAAAACATTTCGCCATCGCCGTTGCGCTTCTAGAACAAGTTAGTCGTGACGCTGCAGACGAAGTGCTTCGAATTGAGGCCTTAATAGGCGCAGGCAATATGAAACGTGCACTTGCAATCCTAAGCACCTCATCGCCTGACCGAATGGGCGGAGAGATTCCGATGGCACGACTATTCCTCGAGCTTGAAAAGCCTGCGCGTTGCATTGAACTAGCAGATGTGGCCGTGGCTTCGGAGAAGAACGTAAGCGAGGCCCATTGGCTTAAAGGACGCTGTCTTATAATGCTTGGTCAAGAAGGACAAAGTGCTTTTCAGTTTGCACAAGTTGCGCCAGGTTCGACTTCGTTTGCCTCAGCGCGGATTGAGCTAGCAACAATCTTGGAGCGCAAAGGCATGAAAGAACAGGCTCTATTGCTTCTCTTTGAGGCCATCGAGCAAAATCCAGAAAAAGCCTTCGACCTTCGTGTCTTGCTCGCTTCCATGTACGCCGAGGATTCACGTTTTCAAGAGGCGCTGGCATTGTTCGAGCAGCCTCCCGATCTGTTGCATCGCATACATCGTGCATTTTTGTTGGAATACGCTGGAGCATTTGATGACGCTTTGCAGATTTTTCTCTCGGCGACGGAAGCTCAACTAAAGGAGTTGCCTCCTCGTTACAGCTATCGAAGCCGTGCCGAGCAGCTTTGGAACCGCGAGCTTCAGGCCCAGGCGATTGCTTTGTTGAGTGTTCGCTTAGAGCAGGCACCGGAAGATTACGCAGTGCGTTTACGTCTTTTGGAATTCCTGCAGATGGCTGAGCAGCAGCAAGCCTTCTTCAAACTGTACGAGCAGAGCAAAACGATGGACTTCCCTCATGCGCTGTCCAAACGCTTTACGCGTTTATTGCCTGAAGAAACACCTTCGCTTGATGAATGA
- the fliO gene encoding flagellar biosynthetic protein FliO, whose protein sequence is MLLQSLLALAAICLLAWLVLRWISSSFQQRSSGAKHLRVIDSIALGPRSRIYIVQSAQRAWLMGSGVEGQVQMLCELDPADIPQQEQAPSSHFAHALIQAKAKLSPKKDGQS, encoded by the coding sequence ATGCTTTTGCAAAGCCTACTTGCGCTCGCTGCGATTTGTCTTTTGGCCTGGCTTGTGCTGCGTTGGATCTCCTCAAGCTTTCAGCAACGCAGCTCTGGGGCAAAACACCTCCGTGTTATTGATAGCATCGCTCTAGGCCCGCGCAGCCGAATCTATATCGTCCAGTCAGCTCAACGTGCCTGGCTGATGGGAAGCGGCGTAGAAGGCCAGGTGCAAATGCTCTGCGAACTCGATCCAGCAGACATCCCCCAACAGGAGCAGGCTCCTTCAAGTCACTTTGCTCATGCGCTTATACAGGCGAAAGCCAAGCTCTCGCCCAAGAAAGACGGCCAAAGTTAG
- a CDS encoding methyltransferase domain-containing protein → MTQKALHSSRSIATHILDRTAKGAYVAPLLNAELRRNALSKADAAFCTELCYGSLRVLPILDTAIKKHVKNLDSLDSFTKAALQIAIFQIYYLDRVPLHAVVNETVALVTRKRGKGLAGLVNAVLRKIGKEHEAHPTEHKNFVVPDWFDRSMTKALGKTRSAIFLNERPLPPALCLRILESDAQTKWIQAIQEAQPKAEVKAGAVCPQAILLRRAGDPRNLPGFDQAAFVVQEEGAQALALLLGAKQGECVLDACAGHGGKTAILAKQVGRSGKVTAVDKHPKKLMEAKSYLQKLQLEWVETKAIDLSRGKGKLETGFDRILIDAPCTALGTIHRRPELLRRCNQNDATRLAELQLAISIQLIPLAKLGATIVFGTCSPSYEEGAQVVAAIEKHFPGLERELTSPDEVKLRADDDGLFRIGPWLSPDYDGPDLYQAVRWKVKSTP, encoded by the coding sequence ATGACACAGAAGGCTCTTCACAGTTCTCGAAGCATCGCAACCCATATCCTCGATCGTACGGCCAAAGGTGCCTACGTCGCGCCTTTGCTCAATGCTGAACTTAGGCGCAATGCGTTATCCAAAGCCGATGCGGCCTTTTGCACTGAACTTTGTTACGGCAGCTTACGCGTCTTGCCTATTCTTGATACTGCAATCAAAAAGCATGTTAAGAATCTTGATTCACTGGACAGCTTTACCAAGGCTGCGCTTCAAATAGCGATTTTTCAAATCTACTATCTTGATCGTGTACCTTTGCACGCTGTGGTTAATGAAACGGTCGCGCTGGTCACGCGCAAGCGTGGAAAAGGCCTTGCGGGCCTCGTGAACGCGGTGCTGCGCAAAATCGGTAAAGAACACGAAGCGCACCCCACAGAGCACAAAAATTTCGTTGTACCCGATTGGTTCGATCGCTCCATGACAAAAGCATTGGGCAAGACGCGAAGCGCTATTTTTCTAAATGAACGCCCTTTGCCGCCGGCATTGTGCCTCCGTATCCTCGAATCAGACGCGCAAACGAAGTGGATTCAGGCCATACAAGAAGCTCAACCAAAAGCAGAAGTTAAGGCTGGAGCTGTCTGTCCTCAAGCGATTTTGCTTCGTCGAGCCGGTGATCCACGTAACTTGCCAGGCTTTGATCAAGCTGCGTTTGTCGTCCAAGAAGAAGGAGCCCAGGCTCTGGCGCTCTTGCTTGGCGCAAAACAAGGCGAGTGCGTTCTTGATGCCTGTGCTGGTCACGGAGGAAAAACAGCTATCCTCGCTAAGCAGGTAGGCCGCAGCGGAAAAGTGACTGCTGTCGATAAGCATCCCAAAAAACTAATGGAGGCAAAGTCGTATTTGCAAAAGCTGCAGCTTGAATGGGTTGAGACTAAAGCGATCGATTTGAGTCGGGGCAAAGGCAAACTTGAGACGGGTTTTGATCGTATTTTGATCGACGCACCCTGCACCGCGCTCGGTACCATCCACCGCAGACCCGAACTATTACGCCGCTGCAATCAAAACGATGCGACGCGACTTGCCGAGCTGCAGCTAGCTATTAGTATTCAGCTGATTCCATTGGCTAAGCTGGGTGCAACGATTGTGTTTGGAACCTGCTCACCGAGTTACGAGGAGGGTGCCCAAGTCGTCGCAGCCATCGAAAAGCACTTTCCTGGCCTAGAACGGGAGCTCACAAGCCCTGATGAAGTGAAGCTGAGGGCCGACGACGATGGTCTGTTCCGGATTGGGCCTTGGCTTAGCCCCGACTACGATGGCCCCGATCTCTATCAGGCCGTTCGCTGGAAAGTAAAAAGCACTCCATAA
- a CDS encoding response regulator, with product MRSTVLVAEGDPFDLRVLQEACEGLGQEVLSAMRAEQVLDMLARQQPDLLMLDVGVPIRGLDVLRVLREDHRLEQFPVILVTSAESAALCEEGMKLGAVDYIIKPYRVFEIQQRVQNVLRRHRTGNAIFPPAVHTTIADELTKTGTIQQLRISVNYEYTRAMRYGHPLTCMVVGLSNLAQIVEKNGVQAADEAMVAVAEALRGAIRDVDQLYRSDIDEFTVLLPETDRRGAAIVRDRLESLVAGDGFCKSALNPVPDLKIGVASHPNARTKRPSLLLMAASEDAYGKARSSIVPTQ from the coding sequence GTGCGTTCTACCGTTCTTGTCGCTGAGGGAGACCCCTTCGATTTACGCGTTTTACAGGAGGCCTGCGAAGGTCTTGGACAAGAAGTGCTGAGTGCCATGCGAGCTGAGCAAGTGCTCGACATGTTAGCCAGGCAACAACCTGATCTGCTGATGCTTGATGTTGGTGTGCCTATTCGTGGACTTGATGTACTGCGTGTGCTGCGTGAAGATCACAGGCTGGAGCAATTTCCGGTAATTCTTGTAACGAGCGCTGAAAGCGCGGCCCTCTGCGAAGAGGGAATGAAGCTTGGCGCAGTCGATTACATTATTAAACCGTACCGTGTATTTGAGATTCAGCAGCGTGTTCAAAATGTGCTGCGACGGCACCGCACAGGCAACGCGATCTTTCCTCCAGCAGTCCACACGACCATAGCAGATGAGCTCACGAAGACCGGTACGATACAGCAACTCCGTATTAGCGTGAACTACGAGTACACGCGAGCCATGCGTTATGGTCACCCATTGACCTGCATGGTGGTTGGTCTTAGCAATTTAGCGCAAATTGTCGAGAAAAATGGCGTGCAAGCAGCCGATGAAGCGATGGTAGCGGTTGCCGAAGCATTGCGTGGTGCGATTCGTGATGTGGATCAATTGTATCGCTCGGACATCGATGAGTTTACCGTTCTGCTCCCCGAAACAGATCGCCGTGGGGCTGCTATCGTTCGAGACCGCCTCGAATCGTTGGTAGCTGGCGACGGGTTTTGCAAGAGTGCGCTCAATCCGGTCCCTGACCTAAAGATCGGCGTGGCATCCCATCCAAACGCTCGCACAAAACGACCCTCCTTGTTGCTCATGGCAGCTTCGGAAGATGCCTACGGCAAAGCGCGCTCAAGCATTGTTCCCACTCAATAA
- a CDS encoding (Fe-S)-binding protein, protein MNPAAMTLLLVLSLGLFAYSAARRFSLLQRAQPEPRFSVASLDELLERATKTMIYAFGQKKMPNYRWAGIAHILIFSGFMVLLLRSLMLWGRGFDPGFDFWGLLSHEHPLGIAYSFIKDLFAVLVVLGASVFVYYRVLSPQKRMTLSLEGLFILFIIITMMLADILYDGARIALSDSAEASLPMLNLIEPAGSLTAIALVSAQLSTPQLHFLMELGFWWHSAFVLIFLNLLPYSKHFHIITAIPNVFSESNLAKGALPKVEDLEGKVEREEALGFREISNLSWKDVLDLYTCTECGRCSDNCPAYTTDKKLSPKHLTVALRDHLYDSEQALLGENPIAKLSSMVSARAETANDKTIHGDPPKDAYFRSATPLGLVPGILAPEVIWACTTCRACEEQCPVNISYVDKIVKLRREKVMIDAEFPTELQKPFNGIESNGNPWNLSAMDRPAWAEGLDVPLIEQNPNASVLYWVGCAASYDDRAKKIARATVRLLNKAHVDFAILGKLEKCTGDPARRAGNEYLFQVIAEQNVSILKKHGVDKKTVLTTCPHCFNTLLNEYPQFDGHFKVVHHSDYLADLLASKRLVPEKTVNARMTYHDSCYLGRYNDIYESPRAILEAIPGIELVEVEHWNRSKGLCCGAGGGQMFMEEQNDNRVNNKRTLQLLQTQADTIASACPFCMTMVSDGLKAHEKEEQIQSLDIAEVLERSVL, encoded by the coding sequence ATGAATCCAGCAGCCATGACCTTGCTTCTTGTCTTATCTCTTGGGTTGTTTGCCTATTCGGCAGCAAGACGCTTCTCTCTTTTGCAACGAGCGCAGCCAGAGCCTCGGTTTTCTGTTGCGTCATTGGATGAACTCTTGGAACGTGCGACCAAGACGATGATCTATGCCTTTGGGCAAAAGAAAATGCCCAACTACCGTTGGGCTGGTATCGCGCATATTCTGATTTTTTCAGGCTTCATGGTGTTGCTTCTTCGCAGTCTTATGCTTTGGGGGCGAGGCTTTGATCCCGGTTTCGATTTTTGGGGTCTGCTTTCACATGAACATCCATTGGGCATCGCCTACAGCTTCATTAAAGATCTATTTGCAGTCTTGGTCGTGTTGGGTGCATCGGTTTTTGTCTACTACCGAGTGCTCTCACCGCAAAAGCGCATGACCCTAAGCCTTGAAGGCTTATTTATTCTTTTTATCATCATCACCATGATGCTTGCGGACATCCTATACGACGGAGCGCGTATCGCACTGAGCGACTCCGCCGAAGCAAGTTTGCCAATGTTAAATCTAATTGAGCCAGCCGGATCTCTTACTGCTATTGCTCTTGTATCGGCACAGCTCTCAACCCCCCAACTCCATTTCCTGATGGAACTCGGATTTTGGTGGCATTCAGCCTTTGTACTTATCTTCCTAAACCTTTTGCCTTATTCAAAACATTTTCACATCATCACAGCAATTCCCAATGTCTTTTCGGAAAGCAATCTGGCCAAAGGAGCTTTGCCTAAAGTCGAAGACCTTGAAGGTAAGGTGGAACGAGAGGAAGCTCTAGGGTTTCGTGAAATCAGTAATCTCAGTTGGAAAGATGTGCTTGATTTGTACACCTGCACCGAATGCGGCCGCTGCAGCGATAACTGTCCCGCTTATACAACCGATAAAAAGCTTTCACCGAAACATCTAACGGTGGCGCTTCGAGATCATCTTTATGATAGCGAACAAGCATTGTTGGGTGAGAACCCTATCGCCAAGCTTAGCAGCATGGTGAGCGCGAGAGCTGAGACGGCAAACGATAAAACGATTCACGGGGATCCACCGAAAGATGCCTACTTTCGTTCGGCCACACCGCTTGGCCTCGTGCCGGGAATTTTAGCGCCTGAAGTGATTTGGGCCTGCACCACATGCCGTGCTTGCGAAGAGCAGTGCCCTGTAAACATTTCTTACGTCGATAAAATCGTAAAACTGAGGCGAGAAAAAGTCATGATCGACGCCGAGTTTCCCACGGAACTACAAAAACCTTTTAACGGCATCGAAAGCAACGGCAACCCTTGGAACCTCTCTGCCATGGACCGCCCCGCCTGGGCGGAAGGCCTCGATGTGCCTCTGATTGAGCAAAACCCAAATGCCAGTGTGCTTTACTGGGTGGGTTGTGCTGCGAGCTACGATGACCGCGCAAAAAAAATCGCAAGAGCAACTGTAAGACTTTTGAACAAAGCGCATGTTGATTTTGCCATTCTTGGCAAGCTCGAAAAATGCACGGGTGATCCAGCACGACGCGCAGGCAATGAGTACCTATTTCAAGTGATTGCCGAACAGAACGTATCGATCCTAAAGAAACATGGAGTCGATAAAAAAACCGTGCTTACCACCTGCCCACATTGTTTCAATACACTGCTCAATGAATACCCTCAGTTTGATGGTCACTTTAAAGTTGTGCACCACAGTGATTATTTAGCTGATTTACTTGCGAGCAAACGCTTGGTACCTGAAAAGACCGTCAATGCACGAATGACTTACCATGACAGTTGTTATCTTGGGCGCTACAACGATATCTATGAATCGCCCCGTGCGATCCTGGAAGCCATTCCTGGGATCGAGCTTGTGGAAGTAGAGCATTGGAATCGATCCAAGGGTCTTTGCTGTGGTGCCGGCGGCGGTCAAATGTTCATGGAAGAGCAAAATGATAATCGCGTAAATAACAAACGAACCCTGCAATTGCTGCAAACCCAAGCCGATACCATCGCCAGCGCTTGTCCGTTTTGCATGACGATGGTTTCAGATGGTCTTAAAGCACACGAAAAGGAAGAGCAGATTCAGAGCCTCGATATCGCGGAAGTTCTTGAACGTTCGGTCTTATAG
- a CDS encoding acetyl-CoA C-acetyltransferase codes for MMEAWIIDAVRTPRGKGKAETGALSSVHPQELVAQSLQQIAKRNSFNLDDVDDVVMGCVSQVNEQGACLARHALLSAGWPESISGVTVNRFCGSGAQAVNFAALGIMSAQQDVVVAGGVESMSRVPIGADGGSVDGNNPVLRQKIVQVPQGISADLIATREGFSRHDLDSFAVESQSKAARAMEAGHFEKSLFPVTDPSSGQVLLAQDEYPRPGTDLQALGKLKPAFEKLGAMQVGPQGETIDDFALRVYPDTKGINHVHTAGNSSGIVDGVAALLLASKDYAQKTGLKARARIVMTATLGNEPVIMLTAPAPTCQKLLKKAGMQVSDVDLWEINEAFAVVPMQTIRTLGLDPEKVNVNGGAIALGHPLGATGAILIGTVLDELERRDLNVGMVTLCIGGGMGIATLIERI; via the coding sequence GTGATGGAAGCTTGGATTATTGATGCAGTACGGACGCCGCGCGGCAAGGGAAAAGCCGAAACCGGAGCTTTATCGAGCGTCCATCCTCAGGAGCTCGTCGCACAAAGTTTGCAGCAGATTGCAAAACGAAATTCGTTTAATCTCGATGATGTTGATGATGTGGTGATGGGCTGTGTCTCCCAAGTGAACGAACAGGGAGCGTGTTTGGCTCGTCATGCGCTTTTAAGTGCAGGCTGGCCCGAGAGTATTTCAGGAGTCACGGTAAACCGTTTTTGTGGCTCAGGAGCTCAGGCAGTTAATTTTGCTGCGTTGGGAATCATGTCCGCTCAACAAGACGTGGTGGTTGCAGGCGGTGTCGAGAGCATGTCACGGGTGCCTATCGGAGCAGACGGAGGCAGTGTCGATGGCAACAATCCTGTGCTTCGTCAGAAGATTGTTCAGGTGCCGCAAGGTATCAGTGCGGATCTGATTGCAACACGCGAAGGGTTTTCTCGGCATGATTTAGATAGTTTTGCGGTTGAATCGCAGAGCAAAGCTGCTCGGGCGATGGAAGCTGGTCATTTCGAAAAGAGCCTTTTCCCAGTCACTGACCCAAGTTCAGGCCAGGTGTTATTGGCGCAAGATGAATATCCGCGCCCTGGCACCGATCTTCAAGCCTTGGGAAAACTCAAGCCTGCTTTTGAAAAACTAGGTGCCATGCAAGTAGGCCCTCAAGGAGAGACGATCGATGACTTTGCGCTACGGGTCTACCCGGATACAAAAGGCATCAACCACGTTCACACCGCTGGCAATTCAAGTGGCATTGTTGATGGAGTGGCTGCGTTGCTCCTTGCATCCAAAGACTATGCACAAAAAACGGGTCTTAAAGCACGAGCGCGAATCGTCATGACTGCTACTTTAGGCAATGAGCCGGTCATCATGCTTACGGCACCTGCACCCACTTGCCAAAAATTATTAAAGAAAGCGGGTATGCAAGTCAGTGATGTAGACTTATGGGAGATCAACGAAGCTTTTGCGGTGGTACCCATGCAAACCATACGTACCCTTGGACTCGATCCTGAGAAGGTCAATGTCAACGGAGGAGCCATTGCACTTGGACATCCCCTCGGCGCGACGGGTGCCATCCTAATTGGTACCGTCCTTGATGAACTTGAACGGCGTGACCTCAATGTCGGCATGGTGACGCTCTGTATCGGCGGCGGTATGGGCATCGCCACTCTTATCGAACGGATATAG
- a CDS encoding RluA family pseudouridine synthase — translation MPHVVTQENDELIELSILESEEKERIDKVLAARDLGFSRSVLKRWIEEGRVRVDGDVVAAKRKVLTGQSVEIVPAPPPKTNLEPQDIPLEILYEDDALLVLNKPAGLVVHPAPGHPDGTLVNALLYHWQHDRGMQGIRPGIVHRLDKDTSGVMVVAKSVKVHEALVELFSKHDIGREYLAIVVGNHPLNRRIESLHGRHPVDRKRFSSKVEQGRRAVTTIETLERFSGAALIQCQLETGRTHQIRVHCADQGFPVLGDILYAKKPKDPRLVQAYDAVAHQALHARHLSFVHPTTKEKLSFRSEPPVEFEAALKILQSEKTS, via the coding sequence ATCCCCCATGTGGTGACACAAGAGAACGACGAGCTTATCGAGCTCAGTATTCTTGAAAGCGAAGAAAAAGAGCGCATCGACAAAGTGCTTGCGGCTCGCGATCTCGGCTTTTCGCGTTCGGTGCTCAAGCGTTGGATTGAAGAAGGGCGAGTACGTGTTGATGGTGATGTTGTTGCTGCCAAGCGCAAGGTGCTCACTGGTCAAAGTGTTGAGATTGTTCCTGCTCCACCGCCCAAAACAAACTTAGAGCCACAAGACATCCCGCTAGAGATTCTTTACGAAGACGATGCCTTGCTTGTGCTCAACAAGCCTGCAGGTTTGGTGGTGCATCCGGCGCCCGGACATCCCGATGGTACATTGGTAAACGCTCTTCTTTATCATTGGCAGCATGATCGCGGTATGCAAGGTATTCGACCTGGCATTGTGCACCGTCTTGATAAAGACACCAGTGGTGTGATGGTCGTGGCCAAATCAGTAAAAGTACATGAAGCTTTGGTCGAGTTGTTTTCAAAGCACGACATTGGCCGTGAGTATCTGGCGATTGTCGTTGGCAATCATCCTTTAAATCGACGCATTGAAAGTTTGCATGGAAGGCATCCAGTAGACCGCAAACGTTTTAGTTCCAAAGTCGAACAAGGCCGCCGAGCGGTAACGACGATTGAAACTCTAGAGCGTTTTAGTGGTGCAGCGCTTATCCAATGTCAGCTTGAAACAGGCCGCACTCATCAAATCAGGGTGCACTGCGCCGATCAGGGTTTCCCGGTTCTTGGCGACATCCTCTATGCAAAAAAACCAAAAGATCCGCGTCTTGTACAAGCCTACGATGCCGTGGCGCATCAGGCGCTTCATGCAAGACATCTGTCCTTTGTGCACCCAACAACGAAAGAAAAACTCAGTTTTCGTTCAGAGCCTCCGGTGGAATTCGAGGCGGCATTGAAGATATTGCAATCGGAAAAAACCTCCTAA